One part of the Panthera leo isolate Ple1 chromosome D4, P.leo_Ple1_pat1.1, whole genome shotgun sequence genome encodes these proteins:
- the SPATA6L gene encoding spermatogenesis associated 6-like protein isoform X6, producing MIQQSLRFEKVFENAIDPGAVAEILESFLTRFELIQLVSPAWEELAFYEENTRDFLFPEPKLTPSLPGMYRQVLMKTFAGFPGIAPKIEFSTRTAIRERVFLHRNRFLEEREKSRRPLSTSDGPRSPLNNVRMRPKDSKVESTQSWAPSPCSPRCFVQDQPTPPSLGNNFRISGESKPPFVVRHVDSAKPFGDSISELQPRKSRTKPKFSNLPFPGRRASSFDSFAANIKVIKEPDERIVLRKESPSPLDSSKFGKPSPSYGNQGDADFHREASFATDQPSRSSSPLLDQPLLRERFHLYSQSTWRKIHERVCGLLTSHRAQQHLNKVCFCYRNILSLKQSISLKDQVTPSAGTEILLSSCLRTTCRARRCRLHSGNWRSIAKNSLIESTDTSFEK from the exons CATGGGAAGAGTTGGCCTTCTATGAAGAAAACACACgagattttcttttccctgagccCAAGCTGACACCTTCACTCCCTGGCATGTACAGGCAGGTGCTCATGAAGACATTTGCAGGTTTTCCA GGCATTGCTCCCAAAATAGAGTTTTCCACACGGACAGCCATCAGAGAACGCGTGTTCCTGCATAGAAACAGGTTTCTT gaagaaagagagaagtcaaGAAGGCCTTTATCTACATCAGACGGGCCCAGATCCCCCTTAAATAACGTGAGGATGAGGCCAAAGGACAGTAAGGTCGAAAGCACGCAATCCTGGGCCCCCTCGCCCTGCTCCCCCAGGTGCTTCGTTCAGGACCAGCCCACTCCACCGAGccttggaaataatttcagaatcTCCGGGGAAAGCAAACCTCCATTTGTAGTTAGACAC gtGGACAGTGCGAAGCCTTTTGGTGACAGTATTTCAGAGCTTCAGCCCCGGAAGTCTAGGACAAAACCTAAGTTTTCAAACTTACCTTTTCCAGGGAGAAGAG CTTCCTCTTTTGACAGCTTTGCTGCTAACATAAAG GTTATCAAAGAGCCAGATGAACGGATTGTTTTAAGGAAAGAATCACCATCACCTTTAGATTCAAGTAAGTTTGGAAAACCGTCGCCCAGTTATGGTAACCAAGGGGACGCCGATTTCCACCGGGAAGCCTCATTTGCCACCGACCAGCCTTCCAGATCTTCTAGCCCTCTTCTGGATCAGCCCCTTCTCCGAGAAAG ATTCCACCTTTATTCTCAGTCCACTTGGAGGAAGATCCACGAGAGGGTGTGCGGTCTTCTGACATCCCACAGAGCTCAGCAACACCTAAACAAG gtttgtttttgttacaGGAATATACTATCTCTGAAACAAAGTATATCCTTGAAAGACCAAGTTACTCCCAGTGCAGGAACAGAGATACTTTTAAGCAGCTGTCTTAG GACCACGTGCCGTGCGCGACGTTGCCGGCTTCACAGCGGAAACTGGAGGAGCATCGCGAAGAACTCACTCATCGAGTCAACTGACACATCCTTCGAGAAATGA
- the SPATA6L gene encoding spermatogenesis associated 6-like protein isoform X9: protein MPRWTSAGRDSCDLDILFPIGDALGQITSIWGIAPKIEFSTRTAIRERVFLHRNRFLEEREKSRRPLSTSDGPRSPLNNVRMRPKDSKVESTQSWAPSPCSPRCFVQDQPTPPSLGNNFRISGESKPPFVVRHVDSAKPFGDSISELQPRKSRTKPKFSNLPFPGRRASSFDSFAANIKVIKEPDERIVLRKESPSPLDSSKFGKPSPSYGNQGDADFHREASFATDQPSRSSSPLLDQPLLRERFHLYSQSTWRKIHERVCGLLTSHRAQQHLNKVCFCYRNILSLKQSISLKDQVTPSAGTEILLSSCLRTTCRARRCRLHSGNWRSIAKNSLIESTDTSFEK from the exons ATGCCCCGCTGGACTTCTGCTGGGAGAGATTCTTGCGACCTGGACATTTTATTTCCGATAGGGGATGCTCTTGGGCAGATCACTTCCATCTGG GGCATTGCTCCCAAAATAGAGTTTTCCACACGGACAGCCATCAGAGAACGCGTGTTCCTGCATAGAAACAGGTTTCTT gaagaaagagagaagtcaaGAAGGCCTTTATCTACATCAGACGGGCCCAGATCCCCCTTAAATAACGTGAGGATGAGGCCAAAGGACAGTAAGGTCGAAAGCACGCAATCCTGGGCCCCCTCGCCCTGCTCCCCCAGGTGCTTCGTTCAGGACCAGCCCACTCCACCGAGccttggaaataatttcagaatcTCCGGGGAAAGCAAACCTCCATTTGTAGTTAGACAC gtGGACAGTGCGAAGCCTTTTGGTGACAGTATTTCAGAGCTTCAGCCCCGGAAGTCTAGGACAAAACCTAAGTTTTCAAACTTACCTTTTCCAGGGAGAAGAG CTTCCTCTTTTGACAGCTTTGCTGCTAACATAAAG GTTATCAAAGAGCCAGATGAACGGATTGTTTTAAGGAAAGAATCACCATCACCTTTAGATTCAAGTAAGTTTGGAAAACCGTCGCCCAGTTATGGTAACCAAGGGGACGCCGATTTCCACCGGGAAGCCTCATTTGCCACCGACCAGCCTTCCAGATCTTCTAGCCCTCTTCTGGATCAGCCCCTTCTCCGAGAAAG ATTCCACCTTTATTCTCAGTCCACTTGGAGGAAGATCCACGAGAGGGTGTGCGGTCTTCTGACATCCCACAGAGCTCAGCAACACCTAAACAAG gtttgtttttgttacaGGAATATACTATCTCTGAAACAAAGTATATCCTTGAAAGACCAAGTTACTCCCAGTGCAGGAACAGAGATACTTTTAAGCAGCTGTCTTAG GACCACGTGCCGTGCGCGACGTTGCCGGCTTCACAGCGGAAACTGGAGGAGCATCGCGAAGAACTCACTCATCGAGTCAACTGACACATCCTTCGAGAAATGA